In the Aneurinibacillus soli genome, one interval contains:
- the hisG gene encoding ATP phosphoribosyltransferase — translation MAMQASDRLIVAMPKGRIFEEAADLLRRAGVPLPPEFDDSRKLIVPVPAANLDFILAKPTDVPTYVEYGVADIGVVGKDVLLEEDRDVYELLDLQISRCRLSVAGLPDWKPTSGTPRVATKYPRVASKYFREQGQQVEVIKLNGSIELAPLIGLADRIVDIVSTGRTLQENGLVELEEIVPITTRLIANRVSYRMKSEAVDYVYEKFASIVEEK, via the coding sequence ATGGCGATGCAGGCAAGTGACCGATTAATTGTAGCGATGCCGAAGGGGCGGATTTTTGAAGAAGCGGCGGACCTGTTACGTCGTGCCGGGGTGCCGCTCCCACCGGAGTTTGACGATTCTCGGAAACTAATTGTTCCGGTTCCAGCAGCCAACCTTGATTTTATTCTCGCCAAGCCGACTGATGTTCCGACATACGTAGAGTACGGTGTGGCGGATATCGGAGTAGTTGGAAAAGATGTGTTACTTGAGGAAGACCGCGATGTATATGAGCTGCTTGATTTACAGATCAGCCGCTGTCGCCTGTCTGTTGCGGGCCTGCCAGACTGGAAACCAACCAGCGGCACGCCGCGTGTGGCGACCAAATATCCGCGTGTTGCATCGAAGTATTTCCGAGAGCAGGGCCAGCAGGTGGAAGTAATCAAGCTGAACGGCTCGATCGAGTTAGCTCCACTCATTGGACTTGCCGACCGGATTGTGGACATTGTGTCAACCGGACGTACATTACAAGAGAACGGTCTGGTTGAATTAGAAGAAATCGTGCCAATCACGACCCGCCTGATCGCCAATCGGGTAAGCTACCGGATGAAGAGCGAAGCGGTTGATTATGTATATGAGAAGTTCGCGTCAATTGTGGAGGAGAAATAA
- the uvrA gene encoding excinuclease ABC subunit UvrA produces MSRENIVIKGARAHNLKNVDITIPRDKFVVLTGLSGSGKSSLAFDTIYAEGQRRYVESLSAYARQFLGQMDKPDVDSIEGLSPAISIDQKTTSRNPRSTVGTVTEIYDYLRLLYARVGRPHCPEHGIEITAQTVEQMVDRIVAYPEKTRLQILAPLVQGRKGEHVKLLEETRTQGYVRVRIDGEVRDLSEEIKLEKNKKHTIEVVIDRIVVKEGIESRLADSLETALRLAEGRVLVDVMEKEELLFSQNLACPTCGFSMSELEPRLFSFNSPFGACSTCDGLGSQLEVDHDLVVPDKTKSVNEGALDPWNSSTSEYYGQILSCVAKHYAIDLDKPFEELTDEQQHVLLFGSGKEELLFRYKSDFSTTVRETHTTFEGVVNNVQRRYRETGSDHVRQQLELYMSQKDCPTCKGDRLRPEALAVLIGGKSIAYVTDLSVVDAHVFFDTLALTDKEMQIARLILKEIKARLQFLVDVGLDYLTMSRSAGTLSGGEAQRIRLATQIGSSLMGVLYILDEPSIGLHQRDNARLIKTLEHMRDLGNTLIVVEHDEDTMMAADYIIDIGPGAGIHGGQVVAQGTPKEVMDDPNSLTGQYLSGRKFIPVPLERRQSNGKWIKVTGAKENNLRNVTLNVPLGVFTCVTGVSGSGKSTLINEILHKALARDLHKSKAKPGSFRKIEGIEHLDKVIDIDQSPIGRTPRSNPATYTGVFDDIRDLFAQTNEAKMRGYQKGRFSFNVKGGRCEACRGDGIIKIEMHFLPDVYVPCEVCHSKRYNRETLEVRYKGKNIADVLAMTVEDALEFFKNIPRIQRKMQTLFDVGLGYVKLGQPATTLSGGEAQRVKLASELYRRSNGKTLYILDEPTTGLHIDDIDRLLRVLQRLVDAGDSVLVIEHNLDVIKTADHIVDLGPDGGSRGGAIVGEGTPEDLVKVEESYTAHFLAPVLARDRERSEARLQMR; encoded by the coding sequence ATGAGTCGTGAGAATATTGTCATTAAGGGCGCACGCGCCCATAACTTGAAAAATGTTGATATTACGATTCCACGCGACAAGTTTGTGGTTCTGACCGGATTGTCCGGTTCAGGGAAATCGTCGCTTGCGTTTGATACGATTTATGCCGAAGGCCAGCGTCGCTACGTGGAGTCTCTTTCTGCGTATGCGCGTCAGTTCCTTGGCCAGATGGACAAGCCGGATGTGGACTCTATTGAGGGACTTTCTCCGGCGATCTCCATTGACCAGAAAACAACAAGTCGAAACCCGCGTTCTACTGTGGGGACCGTCACCGAAATTTATGATTACTTGCGTCTGTTGTATGCTCGCGTCGGACGTCCACACTGTCCGGAGCACGGGATCGAAATCACGGCGCAGACGGTCGAACAGATGGTGGACCGGATTGTGGCGTATCCTGAGAAAACCCGCTTGCAAATTCTTGCTCCGCTTGTTCAGGGGCGCAAGGGGGAACATGTAAAACTGCTCGAAGAGACTCGCACGCAGGGATATGTGCGTGTGCGCATCGACGGAGAGGTACGGGATCTGTCTGAGGAGATCAAGCTTGAGAAGAACAAGAAGCATACGATTGAAGTTGTGATCGACCGCATTGTGGTGAAAGAAGGTATTGAGAGCCGTCTGGCTGACTCGCTTGAGACGGCGCTTCGCCTGGCAGAAGGTCGTGTGCTCGTTGATGTAATGGAGAAGGAAGAGCTGCTGTTTAGTCAGAATCTCGCCTGCCCGACTTGTGGCTTTAGCATGTCCGAGCTTGAGCCGCGTCTGTTCTCTTTTAATAGCCCATTCGGTGCTTGCTCGACCTGTGACGGTCTAGGTAGCCAGCTGGAGGTTGACCATGATCTAGTCGTACCGGACAAGACAAAAAGCGTGAACGAAGGGGCACTTGATCCGTGGAATAGCTCCACATCGGAATACTACGGCCAGATTTTGAGCTGCGTCGCGAAGCATTATGCGATTGACCTCGACAAACCGTTCGAGGAACTGACAGACGAGCAGCAACATGTACTTTTGTTCGGTAGCGGGAAAGAGGAGCTTCTTTTTCGTTACAAGAGTGATTTTAGTACGACCGTACGAGAGACGCATACAACATTTGAAGGCGTGGTCAACAACGTACAGCGTCGCTATCGGGAGACAGGATCGGACCATGTTCGTCAGCAGCTCGAACTGTACATGAGTCAGAAAGATTGCCCGACTTGCAAGGGAGATCGACTACGTCCAGAAGCACTTGCGGTGCTTATAGGTGGTAAAAGCATTGCGTATGTAACCGATCTGTCGGTTGTTGATGCGCATGTGTTTTTTGATACGTTAGCGTTGACCGATAAGGAGATGCAGATTGCTCGCCTGATTTTGAAAGAGATCAAGGCACGTTTGCAGTTCCTTGTGGATGTTGGACTGGATTACTTGACAATGAGCCGCTCAGCTGGCACGCTGTCCGGTGGAGAGGCGCAGCGTATCCGCCTGGCGACCCAGATTGGTTCGAGTCTCATGGGTGTGCTCTACATTCTCGATGAGCCGAGCATCGGCCTGCACCAGCGTGATAATGCGCGTCTGATTAAGACACTTGAGCATATGCGCGATCTGGGCAACACACTGATCGTAGTCGAGCACGATGAAGATACGATGATGGCAGCAGATTATATTATTGATATCGGGCCAGGCGCGGGCATTCATGGCGGGCAGGTCGTAGCGCAAGGAACGCCCAAGGAAGTTATGGATGATCCGAACTCGCTGACCGGCCAGTATTTAAGCGGGCGCAAGTTCATTCCAGTGCCGCTCGAACGCCGCCAGTCGAACGGCAAATGGATTAAAGTGACGGGTGCGAAGGAGAACAACTTGCGCAATGTTACGCTCAACGTGCCGCTTGGTGTGTTTACGTGTGTAACTGGGGTATCCGGTTCGGGTAAATCGACGTTGATTAATGAAATTTTGCATAAGGCGCTTGCGCGGGACTTGCATAAATCAAAAGCAAAGCCAGGTTCATTCCGTAAAATCGAAGGCATTGAGCATCTGGATAAAGTCATCGACATTGACCAGTCGCCAATCGGCCGAACGCCGCGTTCCAATCCGGCGACATACACTGGCGTATTTGACGACATTCGGGACTTGTTCGCGCAGACGAATGAAGCGAAGATGCGTGGGTATCAGAAAGGCCGTTTCAGCTTCAATGTGAAGGGCGGTCGCTGTGAAGCGTGCCGAGGGGACGGGATTATCAAAATTGAGATGCACTTTCTGCCAGATGTATATGTGCCGTGTGAAGTATGCCATAGCAAGCGGTACAATCGTGAAACGCTCGAAGTACGCTACAAGGGTAAGAATATTGCCGATGTGCTTGCGATGACGGTGGAAGATGCGCTTGAGTTTTTCAAAAACATCCCGCGCATTCAGCGTAAAATGCAGACGCTGTTCGATGTAGGTCTTGGCTATGTGAAGCTTGGCCAGCCTGCGACGACGTTATCCGGTGGGGAGGCACAGCGCGTAAAGCTGGCATCTGAGTTGTACCGCCGCAGCAATGGCAAAACGTTGTACATTCTGGACGAGCCAACAACCGGTTTGCATATTGATGATATTGATCGTCTGCTTCGTGTGCTACAACGTCTTGTAGATGCGGGAGATAGTGTACTTGTCATTGAACACAATCTGGACGTGATTAAGACAGCTGACCATATTGTTGACCTTGGCCCAGATGGTGGAAGCCGAGGGGGTGCGATTGTGGGAGAAGGAACACCGGAAGACCTGGTTAAGGTCGAGGAATCTTACACGGCCCACTTCCTCGCACCTGTGCTTGCACGTGACCGGGAACGGTCTGAAGCCCGCCTGCAGATGCGATAA
- the hisD gene encoding histidinol dehydrogenase — MIRIVEANNFSTRRDVENGTDMQRAAVLDILAQVKQNGDQAVLDYTARFDGITLDRMRVSEAEFAEAEQNISPEVREAIEAAAINIRDYHSRQMRQSWMTTKESGTMLGQLIRPLQRVGLYVPGGTAAYPSSVLMNAIPAQVAGVEEIAMVTPPGKDGKVNPGVLVAAQTLGVTEIYKVGGAQAIAALTYGTETIKPVDKIVGPGNIYVALAKREVFGLVDIDMVAGPSEIVVLADNTANPGYVAADLLSQAEHDAMASSVLVTPSRTLAKAVQQEVEKQLAVLPRREIAEKSIRDHGAICIVDSLEQGIDVVNRLAPEHLEVVVEDAMEYVGKLKNAGAIFLGAYSSEPVGDYFAGPNHVLPTNGTARFSSPLNVDDFLKKTSLISYSRQDLLANGQKIVALARQEGLEAHARAIQMRLDNEQN, encoded by the coding sequence ATGATACGCATTGTAGAGGCTAACAATTTTTCTACACGCCGCGATGTAGAGAACGGAACTGACATGCAGCGTGCGGCTGTGCTCGATATTTTGGCGCAAGTAAAACAGAACGGCGATCAAGCAGTACTCGATTATACAGCCCGCTTTGATGGCATTACGCTAGATCGCATGCGGGTAAGTGAAGCAGAATTTGCGGAGGCTGAGCAAAATATTAGCCCGGAAGTGCGCGAAGCGATCGAGGCAGCTGCGATCAACATTCGTGACTACCACAGCCGCCAGATGCGCCAATCATGGATGACTACAAAAGAATCGGGTACGATGCTTGGACAGCTGATTCGTCCATTGCAGCGTGTCGGTCTGTATGTACCGGGCGGCACAGCAGCGTATCCGTCCTCTGTCTTGATGAATGCCATTCCGGCACAGGTGGCCGGGGTAGAAGAGATTGCGATGGTTACGCCGCCAGGCAAGGATGGAAAGGTCAATCCAGGCGTGCTTGTAGCAGCGCAAACGCTTGGTGTGACAGAGATTTATAAAGTTGGCGGTGCTCAGGCGATTGCGGCTCTCACATATGGAACGGAAACGATCAAGCCGGTTGATAAAATTGTCGGTCCAGGTAATATCTACGTGGCACTAGCAAAACGTGAAGTATTCGGCTTAGTTGATATCGATATGGTAGCCGGACCGAGTGAGATTGTTGTGCTGGCAGATAACACAGCGAATCCTGGTTATGTGGCGGCTGACTTGCTGTCGCAGGCGGAACACGATGCGATGGCATCTTCTGTTCTGGTTACACCAAGCCGTACACTGGCCAAAGCGGTACAGCAGGAAGTCGAGAAACAACTTGCGGTTCTGCCGCGCCGGGAAATTGCCGAGAAATCCATTCGTGATCACGGTGCGATCTGCATCGTGGATAGTTTGGAACAAGGCATTGATGTAGTCAATCGTCTCGCTCCGGAACATCTTGAGGTCGTCGTGGAAGATGCGATGGAGTATGTAGGTAAGCTGAAAAACGCCGGGGCGATATTCCTTGGTGCATACAGCTCGGAGCCGGTAGGCGACTACTTTGCCGGACCGAACCACGTTCTGCCAACGAATGGTACAGCACGCTTCTCATCCCCGCTTAATGTGGATGACTTCCTGAAGAAAACAAGCTTGATTTCATACAGCCGTCAGGATTTATTGGCGAACGGACAAAAAATCGTGGCACTTGCCCGCCAGGAGGGGCTTGAAGCACACGCGAGGGCGATCCAGATGCGCCTCGATAACGAACAGAACTAG
- a CDS encoding acyltransferase — protein sequence MAKRNTERYPVTGANSLWQIYKTVSFWKVMKCFTVVQLARYMPWLPVKNWMYRHLLGMKIGRQTSVALMVMMDSMFPERISIGDNSIVGYNTTILAHEYLIEEYRLGDVKIGSNVMIGANSTILPGVTIGDGAIVSAATLVHQDVPAGAFVGGNPMRIIRLPNS from the coding sequence ATGGCAAAGCGAAATACAGAACGCTACCCGGTGACGGGCGCCAATTCACTCTGGCAGATTTATAAGACGGTGAGCTTTTGGAAGGTTATGAAATGCTTTACCGTTGTTCAACTGGCCCGCTACATGCCATGGCTTCCGGTGAAAAACTGGATGTACCGCCATTTGCTCGGCATGAAGATCGGCAGGCAGACATCGGTTGCACTGATGGTTATGATGGATTCGATGTTTCCAGAACGCATTTCGATTGGGGACAATAGCATTGTTGGATATAATACGACGATTCTTGCGCATGAGTATTTAATAGAAGAGTATCGGCTCGGAGATGTAAAGATCGGCTCGAACGTAATGATCGGGGCAAACTCGACGATTCTTCCTGGCGTGACGATTGGTGATGGGGCCATTGTGTCGGCAGCGACACTTGTGCATCAAGACGTGCCAGCCGGGGCGTTCGTAGGGGGGAATCCGATGCGGATCATCCGGCTTCCAAATTCATGA
- the hprK gene encoding HPr(Ser) kinase/phosphatase yields the protein MKKTYVRDIINYFHLKVAAGEAGVRREITVSDISRPGLEIAGHFQFYPAERVQLLGQKEMSFFSMLSDAEKEESAGRLLDEKTPCICVAHGCEIPTILLEKAEERGIPVLTSPLATTKLSSKLTTYLEGRLAPTTTMHGVLVDVYGMGVLIVGQSSIGKSETALELVKRGHRLVADDAVEVRQTQENQLIGSAPELIQHLLEIRGVGIINVMTLFGAGAIRNFKRITLVIRLETWDPEKQYERLGLDEEKLKILDTELPQITIPVRPGRNLAVIVEVASMNFRLKRMGYNAAVVFSKKLTDTIEEAADDI from the coding sequence GTGAAGAAAACATATGTGCGGGACATTATTAATTATTTTCATCTAAAAGTGGCTGCTGGAGAGGCCGGTGTGCGGCGGGAAATCACGGTAAGCGACATCAGTCGTCCGGGTCTCGAGATTGCCGGGCATTTTCAGTTCTACCCGGCCGAGCGCGTACAATTGCTTGGACAGAAAGAAATGAGCTTTTTTAGCATGCTATCTGATGCAGAGAAGGAAGAAAGTGCCGGACGCCTGCTGGATGAGAAGACACCATGCATCTGCGTGGCGCATGGCTGTGAAATCCCGACGATTCTCCTCGAAAAGGCCGAAGAACGTGGAATTCCGGTGCTGACCTCTCCGCTTGCGACTACGAAACTGTCAAGCAAGCTGACTACATATTTAGAAGGGCGATTGGCCCCGACGACGACGATGCACGGGGTGCTTGTCGATGTATATGGGATGGGCGTGCTCATTGTTGGACAGAGTTCCATCGGGAAAAGTGAAACGGCGCTTGAACTTGTAAAGCGTGGCCATCGTCTGGTGGCAGATGATGCCGTGGAAGTGCGACAGACACAGGAGAATCAACTGATTGGCAGCGCTCCGGAGCTTATTCAGCATTTGCTTGAAATTCGTGGCGTTGGCATTATTAATGTCATGACGCTTTTCGGTGCCGGGGCGATTCGGAACTTTAAACGGATCACACTTGTCATTCGCCTGGAGACCTGGGACCCGGAGAAACAGTATGAGCGTCTGGGATTAGATGAAGAGAAATTGAAAATTTTGGATACGGAATTGCCGCAGATTACGATTCCAGTTCGTCCAGGGCGCAATCTGGCTGTTATCGTGGAAGTGGCGTCGATGAACTTCCGTCTGAAGCGCATGGGCTATAATGCAGCGGTTGTGTTCAGTAAGAAGCTGACAGATACGATCGAGGAAGCAGCAGACGACATCTAG
- the ppaX gene encoding pyrophosphatase PpaX translates to MLRYEYVLFDLDGTLIDTNNLILTSFMYTLEKYYPGKYTRDDILPHMGKPLYDQMEIFGPEHVDELVQVYREHNDLVHDELVREFPNVVQTVRDLAAMGVKMGIVTTKQRHTAEMGVRIFGLDPYMDAFVAYQDTEEHKPHPAPVLKAIELLGADPARTLMVGDSQYDIQAAQNAGVASAGVAWSLKGAAFLSTFEPTHLLNDISDLIQIVKKPVENT, encoded by the coding sequence ATGCTGCGATATGAGTATGTGCTGTTTGATCTTGATGGTACACTGATTGATACGAACAACCTGATTTTAACCTCATTTATGTATACATTAGAAAAATACTATCCAGGCAAATATACGCGTGACGACATTCTCCCGCATATGGGTAAGCCGCTGTATGACCAGATGGAGATATTCGGACCCGAGCATGTGGACGAGCTGGTACAGGTGTATCGTGAGCATAATGACCTCGTACATGACGAACTCGTACGTGAATTTCCGAATGTTGTGCAGACGGTACGTGATTTGGCAGCTATGGGTGTAAAAATGGGGATCGTAACTACAAAACAACGCCATACTGCGGAGATGGGGGTACGCATATTCGGACTTGATCCGTACATGGACGCATTTGTAGCGTATCAGGATACGGAAGAACACAAACCGCATCCAGCACCGGTGTTAAAAGCAATCGAATTACTTGGTGCTGACCCGGCTCGTACATTAATGGTTGGGGATAGTCAGTACGATATTCAGGCAGCACAAAATGCGGGTGTGGCATCAGCCGGTGTAGCTTGGAGTCTGAAGGGGGCGGCGTTTCTTTCTACATTCGAGCCAACGCATCTGCTAAATGATATATCCGACTTAATTCAGATCGTCAAGAAGCCGGTAGAAAACACATAA
- a CDS encoding ATP phosphoribosyltransferase regulatory subunit — MSRPLGFEKPLGMRDVLPDLLKKQRKLEDKVKQCMEQWGYAEIMTPTLEYYDTVGGASATIDNKLFKLLDRQGKTVVLRPDMTAPIARVASSLLKDEPLPLRLMYSASVFRAQAKEAGRNAEFVQLGIENIGSASVDADAEAIALAVSVLKAAGVQTFKIAIGHVGFLEGLFEETVPRKEDRDVLREYLHCRNYVGFRQYVKELRLPAENEARLRELLKLRGGKELIARAEAITVNGQARRAVANLYELWEALEAYQVTDSVILDLNMSSNLDYYTGVLFEGYAANQGFALCTGGRYDGLMAQFGRPCPATGFAVQMDRLLEAVGDMPVQVEKSLILYRASQRQEALELASRMRMEEGKVVVAQRKDEWLAADFSQYTDIIDLTKEGA; from the coding sequence ATGTCGAGACCGTTAGGCTTTGAAAAACCGCTCGGTATGCGAGATGTACTCCCGGATTTATTGAAGAAACAGCGCAAGCTTGAAGATAAAGTAAAGCAGTGCATGGAACAATGGGGATATGCGGAGATTATGACCCCAACGCTTGAATACTACGATACAGTCGGGGGCGCGAGTGCCACTATTGATAACAAACTATTCAAATTACTCGATCGGCAGGGCAAAACCGTGGTGCTGCGGCCTGATATGACGGCCCCGATCGCACGTGTGGCGTCGTCACTTTTAAAAGATGAGCCGCTTCCCTTACGCCTGATGTACAGCGCGAGCGTATTCCGGGCACAAGCGAAAGAGGCAGGACGCAATGCGGAGTTTGTCCAGCTCGGCATTGAAAACATCGGCTCAGCGTCGGTGGATGCGGATGCAGAAGCGATAGCACTTGCTGTATCCGTGCTGAAAGCTGCAGGGGTACAAACGTTTAAAATTGCGATTGGGCATGTAGGATTTCTGGAGGGGCTGTTCGAAGAAACGGTTCCGCGCAAAGAAGACCGCGATGTGCTGCGAGAGTACTTGCACTGCCGTAATTATGTAGGGTTCCGCCAATATGTGAAAGAATTGCGGCTTCCGGCTGAAAACGAAGCGCGTCTGCGTGAGTTGCTGAAGCTGCGCGGTGGTAAGGAGCTCATTGCACGAGCTGAGGCGATTACGGTGAACGGCCAGGCACGCCGGGCCGTAGCGAACTTGTATGAATTATGGGAAGCGCTCGAAGCGTATCAAGTAACAGACTCTGTCATTCTGGATCTGAACATGAGCAGCAATCTTGATTACTATACAGGTGTTTTGTTCGAAGGGTATGCAGCAAATCAAGGGTTTGCCCTTTGTACAGGTGGACGATATGACGGCCTGATGGCACAGTTTGGACGTCCGTGTCCAGCTACCGGATTTGCTGTTCAAATGGATAGACTACTTGAAGCGGTAGGAGATATGCCAGTACAGGTGGAAAAAAGCTTGATTTTGTATCGGGCATCACAGCGTCAGGAGGCGTTGGAGCTAGCTAGTCGTATGCGCATGGAAGAAGGAAAAGTGGTGGTTGCTCAGCGGAAGGATGAATGGCTGGCGGCTGATTTTTCTCAATATACCGATATTATTGACCTGACGAAGGAGGGAGCATAA
- the lgt gene encoding prolipoprotein diacylglyceryl transferase — protein sequence MIMALNPIAFHLGPISVHWYGIILGTASLVGLLLALREARRVGMDPEIIMDAVMYGVPAAIIGARIYYVIFRWDEYYSTHPSEIIAIWHGGIAIHGALIGSILAGYIYSRVKNISFWRLIDIVAPSLIIGQGIGRWGNFMNQEAHGGPVTLEFLQGLHLPQFIINQMHILDPVTNTYQYYHPTFLYESIWDIAGFLLLITIRRVIKVRRGELFLTYIIWYSIGRFFIEGLRTDSLMLTEYLRMAQVISLVLIVLALILMVVRRRLGYADKRYGEE from the coding sequence ATGATTATGGCTCTTAATCCGATCGCGTTCCATCTGGGGCCGATCTCTGTACACTGGTATGGAATTATTCTTGGAACAGCGTCGCTTGTTGGATTGCTGCTCGCCCTGCGAGAAGCGCGTCGCGTTGGCATGGACCCGGAGATTATTATGGATGCGGTTATGTACGGAGTTCCAGCTGCGATTATTGGGGCGCGTATTTATTATGTTATTTTTCGCTGGGATGAATATTACAGCACGCATCCGAGTGAGATTATTGCAATCTGGCATGGTGGAATTGCGATTCATGGTGCGTTAATTGGATCGATCCTAGCAGGCTATATTTATTCCCGAGTTAAAAATATTTCGTTCTGGCGTTTGATAGACATTGTGGCACCGAGCCTAATTATCGGACAAGGGATTGGTCGCTGGGGGAATTTTATGAATCAGGAAGCGCACGGTGGACCTGTGACGCTGGAGTTCTTGCAGGGACTGCATCTGCCGCAGTTTATTATAAATCAGATGCACATCCTTGATCCGGTAACGAATACATACCAGTATTATCATCCAACATTCCTATATGAATCCATCTGGGACATCGCGGGCTTCTTGCTTCTTATTACGATTCGCCGGGTGATTAAAGTACGGCGCGGAGAGTTGTTCCTGACGTATATCATCTGGTATTCGATTGGACGTTTTTTTATAGAGGGACTGCGGACGGACAGTTTGATGCTGACAGAGTACCTGCGTATGGCACAGGTGATTAGTTTGGTGCTGATTGTACTGGCACTGATCCTGATGGTTGTACGTCGCCGCCTTGGTTATGCGGATAAGCGATATGGAGAAGAGTGA